Proteins encoded together in one Ipomoea triloba cultivar NCNSP0323 chromosome 4, ASM357664v1 window:
- the LOC116016949 gene encoding U2 small nuclear ribonucleoprotein B''-like gives MKLTGDIPPNQTIYIKNLSEKVKKEELKRSLYCLFSQYGRILDIVALKTAKLRGQAWVVFSEVTSASNAVRQMQNFPFYDKPMRIQYAKAKSDCIAKAEGTYDKKKKQDEKAERRKRTEEAQHSGTANGQRADANGGPAVATRQGKPGAQETTEPNNILFIQNLPHETTSMMLEVLFNQYPGFREVRMIEAKPGIAFVEFEDDVQSSVAMQALQGFKITPQNPMAISYAKK, from the exons ATGAAGCTCACCGGAGACATACCGCCGAATCAAACAATCTACATTAAGAACTTAAGCGAGAAGGTGAAGAAAGAAG AGTTGAAGAGGTCTCTTTATTGTTTATTCTCACAGTATGGTAGGATATTGGACATTGTAGCCTTGAAGACAGCGAAGCTCAGGGGGCAGGCATGGGTTGTCTTCAGTGAAGTTACGTCTGCAAGTAATGCTGTGAGACAGATGCAGAATTTCCCGTTTTATGATAAACCAATG CGGATACAATATGCAAAAGCAAAGTCCGATTGCATTGCTAAAGCTGAAGGTACCTAtgacaagaagaagaagcaggATGAAAAAG CTGAAAGGAGGAAACGCACTGAAGAAGCACAGCATTCTGGCACTGCTAATGGCCAAAGAGCTGATGCAAATGGAGGCCCAGCT GTTGCTACCCGCCAAGGAAAACCGGGAGCACAAGAAACGACAGAACCAAATAACATACTCTTCATACAGAACCTGCCCCACGAGACTACGAGCATGATGCTGGAAGTGCTCTTCAATCAGTACCCCGGTTTTAGGGAAGTTCGAATGATAGAAGCAAAGCCAGGCATTGCGTTTGTGGAATTCGAAGATGATGTCCAGTCCTCAGTTGCCATGCAGGCCCTTCAAGGCTTCAAAATTACACCCCAGAATCCTATGGCTATCTCCTATGCCAAGAAATAG
- the LOC116016731 gene encoding F-box/LRR-repeat protein 3-like isoform X1, with product MQEDNPKSSTQFESLTEEIIFSILDRLDTDPESKKSFSQACRSFFAIESRHRRVLRPLDTNLIAKSLQRYPFVSHLDFTLCPRVDDEVLVSISNSCKAAIIRSVDLSRSRFFSNVGLSSLVLRCPGLVEINLCNATELTDSAAAAIAEAKNLEKLWLGRCKLISDIGIGCIAVGCKKLRLLSLKWCVRVGDLGVGLIAIKCKEIRSLDLSYLPKARTDVSPLPVWSSQITEMCLLPILQLQHLKELILVGCPGLDDDGLASLKQGSNSLEILNVSCCQNISHVGLSALSSSISSLRQLNLSYGSYVTADLAKSLQHFSQLQSIRLDGCTVTCSGMESIADWVPSLKDLSLCKCTGVTDKNLSCIIQKHGQLQKLDITCCRKITCASIESITESCTSLVSLRMESCSLVSKEAFVLIGQRCRSLEDLDITDNDIGDEGLISVSGCCNLSSLKLGLCMNITDYGLSQIGKCSKLKELDLYRCVGITDEGIAAIAEGCQALEMINMAYCEKVTDNSLISLSRCTRLRTLEIRGCPRVSSVGLSSVAAGCKKLEKLDIKKCHNIDNTGMVSLVQCLHSIKQINLSYCSVTDVGLVALASMKRVQEITILHVNGISPEGLAASLMAFRGVTKVKLNSFFRPLLPEAISHVEAQGCIFHWRNKPF from the exons ATGCAAGAAGACAACCCTAAATCCAGCACCCAATTTGAATCTCTCACAGAAGAGATCATCTTCTCAATCCTAGACCGTTTAGACACCGACCCAGAATCCAAAAAGTCGTTTTCTCAAGCCTGCAGATCATTCTTCGCCATTGAATCACGCCACAGGAGAGTACTCAGGCCATTGGACACTAACCTCATTGCCAAATCTCTCCAAAGGTACCCTTTTGTCTCCCATCTTGATTTCACCCTCTGTCCCAGAGTGGACGATGAAGTGCTCGTTTCGATCTCCAACTCCTGCAAGGCCGCCATTATCCGGTCTGTTGACCTTTCGCGGTCGAGGTTTTTCAGCAATGTGGGATTGTCCAGCTTGGTTCTGCGGTGCCCCGGTTTGGTTGAGATCAATCTGTGTAATGCCACGGAGTTAACGGACTCGGCGGCGGCCGCCATAGCCGAGGCGAAGAACCTGGAGAAGCTGTGGTTGGGGAGGTGCAAGCTGATATCGGATATAGGGATTGGGTGCATAGCGGTGGGATGCAAGAAGCTGAGATTGCTGTCTCTGAAGTGGTGTGTGAGAGTTGGGGATTTGGGTGTGGGGTTGATTGCTATCAAGTGCAAGGAAATCCGCAGTTTGGATCTCTCCTACTTGCCT AAAGCCAGAACTGATGTTTCTCCTTTACCTGTCTGGTCATCACAGATTACAGAGATGTGCCTTTTGCCTATCCTGCAGTTACAACATCTCAAAGAGTTGATTCTTGTAGGATGTCCTGGTCTTGATGATGATGGCCTGGCAAGTTTAAAACAAGGCTCCAACTCTTTAGAG ATACTGAATGTATCGTGCTGCCAGAATATTAGCCATGTCGGGTTATCAGCTCTATCTAGCAGCATTTCATCCCTACGCCAGCTGAATTTATCATATGGATCATAT GTTACAGCTGATCTAGCAAAATCTCTGCAGCATTTTTCACAGTTACAGTCAATTAGATTGGATGGTTGCACAGTAACATGTTCCGGGATGGAATCCATTGCAGATTGGGTTCCATCGTTGAAGGATCTGAGCTTGTGTAAGTGCACAGGAGTTACAGATAAGAACCTCTCCTGCATCATTCAGAAACATGGCCAGTTGCAGAAGCTTGACATTACCTGCTGCCGGAAGATAACCTGTGCCTCTATAGAAAGCATTACTGAATCATGTACCTCCCTCGTTTCGCTAAGAATGGAGTCTTGTAGCTTGGTTTCGAAAGAAGCTTTCGTGTTGATTGGTCAGAGGTGTCGTTCCCTCGAGGATTTGGACATCACAGATAATGACATCGGTGATGAAG GTCTGATTTCAGTTTCTGGATGCTGCAATCTGTCGAGTCTGAAGCTCGGTCTATGCATGAACATCACAGATTATGGACTTTCCCAGATTGGGAAATGCTCAAAACTAAAGGAGCTTGATCTGTACAG GTGCGTCGGGATAACTGATGAGGGCATTGCAGCAATTGCAGAAGGCTGCCAAGCTCTGGAGATGATTAACATGGCATACTGTGAAAAAGTCACAGATAATTCGCTGATATCACTGTCAAGATGTACGAGGTTAAGAACACTAGAGATTCGAGGTTGCCCTCGTGTCTCTTCTGTCGGGCTGTCATCAGTTGCTGCTGGATGCAAGAAACTGGAGAAGCTAGACATAAAGAAGTGCCACAATATCGACAACACGGGAATGGTTTCTCTGGTGCAATGCTTACACAGCATAAAACAG ATAAATTTGTCGTACTGTTCAGTAACAGACGTTGGGCTTGTGGCGCTGGCCTCCATGAAGCGTGTGCAGGAAATCACGATTTTGCACGTTAATGGCATAAGCCCTGAAGGGCTTGCAGCTTCCCTGATGGCATTTAGAGGTGTGACAAAGGTAAAACTCAACAGCTTCTTCAGGCCATTGCTGCCTGAGGCAATCAGTCATGTGGAAGCACAAGGTTGCATATTTCATTGGAGAAACAAGCCATTTTAG
- the LOC116016731 gene encoding F-box/LRR-repeat protein 3-like isoform X2 encodes MQEDNPKSSTQFESLTEEIIFSILDRLDTDPESKKSFSQACRSFFAIESRHRRVLRPLDTNLIAKSLQRYPFVSHLDFTLCPRVDDEVLVSISNSCKAAIIRSVDLSRSRFFSNVGLSSLVLRCPGLVEINLCNATELTDSAAAAIAEAKNLEKLWLGRCKLISDIGIGCIAVGCKKLRLLSLKWCVRVGDLGVGLIAIKCKEIRSLDLSYLPITEMCLLPILQLQHLKELILVGCPGLDDDGLASLKQGSNSLEILNVSCCQNISHVGLSALSSSISSLRQLNLSYGSYVTADLAKSLQHFSQLQSIRLDGCTVTCSGMESIADWVPSLKDLSLCKCTGVTDKNLSCIIQKHGQLQKLDITCCRKITCASIESITESCTSLVSLRMESCSLVSKEAFVLIGQRCRSLEDLDITDNDIGDEGLISVSGCCNLSSLKLGLCMNITDYGLSQIGKCSKLKELDLYRCVGITDEGIAAIAEGCQALEMINMAYCEKVTDNSLISLSRCTRLRTLEIRGCPRVSSVGLSSVAAGCKKLEKLDIKKCHNIDNTGMVSLVQCLHSIKQINLSYCSVTDVGLVALASMKRVQEITILHVNGISPEGLAASLMAFRGVTKVKLNSFFRPLLPEAISHVEAQGCIFHWRNKPF; translated from the exons ATGCAAGAAGACAACCCTAAATCCAGCACCCAATTTGAATCTCTCACAGAAGAGATCATCTTCTCAATCCTAGACCGTTTAGACACCGACCCAGAATCCAAAAAGTCGTTTTCTCAAGCCTGCAGATCATTCTTCGCCATTGAATCACGCCACAGGAGAGTACTCAGGCCATTGGACACTAACCTCATTGCCAAATCTCTCCAAAGGTACCCTTTTGTCTCCCATCTTGATTTCACCCTCTGTCCCAGAGTGGACGATGAAGTGCTCGTTTCGATCTCCAACTCCTGCAAGGCCGCCATTATCCGGTCTGTTGACCTTTCGCGGTCGAGGTTTTTCAGCAATGTGGGATTGTCCAGCTTGGTTCTGCGGTGCCCCGGTTTGGTTGAGATCAATCTGTGTAATGCCACGGAGTTAACGGACTCGGCGGCGGCCGCCATAGCCGAGGCGAAGAACCTGGAGAAGCTGTGGTTGGGGAGGTGCAAGCTGATATCGGATATAGGGATTGGGTGCATAGCGGTGGGATGCAAGAAGCTGAGATTGCTGTCTCTGAAGTGGTGTGTGAGAGTTGGGGATTTGGGTGTGGGGTTGATTGCTATCAAGTGCAAGGAAATCCGCAGTTTGGATCTCTCCTACTTGCCT ATTACAGAGATGTGCCTTTTGCCTATCCTGCAGTTACAACATCTCAAAGAGTTGATTCTTGTAGGATGTCCTGGTCTTGATGATGATGGCCTGGCAAGTTTAAAACAAGGCTCCAACTCTTTAGAG ATACTGAATGTATCGTGCTGCCAGAATATTAGCCATGTCGGGTTATCAGCTCTATCTAGCAGCATTTCATCCCTACGCCAGCTGAATTTATCATATGGATCATAT GTTACAGCTGATCTAGCAAAATCTCTGCAGCATTTTTCACAGTTACAGTCAATTAGATTGGATGGTTGCACAGTAACATGTTCCGGGATGGAATCCATTGCAGATTGGGTTCCATCGTTGAAGGATCTGAGCTTGTGTAAGTGCACAGGAGTTACAGATAAGAACCTCTCCTGCATCATTCAGAAACATGGCCAGTTGCAGAAGCTTGACATTACCTGCTGCCGGAAGATAACCTGTGCCTCTATAGAAAGCATTACTGAATCATGTACCTCCCTCGTTTCGCTAAGAATGGAGTCTTGTAGCTTGGTTTCGAAAGAAGCTTTCGTGTTGATTGGTCAGAGGTGTCGTTCCCTCGAGGATTTGGACATCACAGATAATGACATCGGTGATGAAG GTCTGATTTCAGTTTCTGGATGCTGCAATCTGTCGAGTCTGAAGCTCGGTCTATGCATGAACATCACAGATTATGGACTTTCCCAGATTGGGAAATGCTCAAAACTAAAGGAGCTTGATCTGTACAG GTGCGTCGGGATAACTGATGAGGGCATTGCAGCAATTGCAGAAGGCTGCCAAGCTCTGGAGATGATTAACATGGCATACTGTGAAAAAGTCACAGATAATTCGCTGATATCACTGTCAAGATGTACGAGGTTAAGAACACTAGAGATTCGAGGTTGCCCTCGTGTCTCTTCTGTCGGGCTGTCATCAGTTGCTGCTGGATGCAAGAAACTGGAGAAGCTAGACATAAAGAAGTGCCACAATATCGACAACACGGGAATGGTTTCTCTGGTGCAATGCTTACACAGCATAAAACAG ATAAATTTGTCGTACTGTTCAGTAACAGACGTTGGGCTTGTGGCGCTGGCCTCCATGAAGCGTGTGCAGGAAATCACGATTTTGCACGTTAATGGCATAAGCCCTGAAGGGCTTGCAGCTTCCCTGATGGCATTTAGAGGTGTGACAAAGGTAAAACTCAACAGCTTCTTCAGGCCATTGCTGCCTGAGGCAATCAGTCATGTGGAAGCACAAGGTTGCATATTTCATTGGAGAAACAAGCCATTTTAG
- the LOC116016732 gene encoding WRKY transcription factor WRKY24-like → MAASSGTVYSTAFTELLAGDVYPAGESPKFKSLSPPSLPLSPSTQLLDSPLLLSASNLLPSPTTGTFPAQPFSWNSTANVTREALKQENNGGFSDFSFLTNPASAGELNWAYQEGNEIEDAASSEKAIGELNTVVNSQSNGGNCSDYNHQKNQALKRSDDGYNWRKYGQKQVKRSDNPTSYYKCTHPNCPTKKKVETTLEGEITKIVYKGSHNHPMPQTTRRSAASPPSSYVSNGTGQLDNSVATPENSSVSYGDDDFEQSSRKRELGGEEFHEYDSNAKRWKAETGNENEGISSLGSRTVREPRVVVQTRSDIDILDDGYRWRKYGQKVVKGNPNARSYYKCTTLGCPVRKHVERAPQDTRSVITTYEGKHNHDVPAARGGHSLNRQIPSNSNNSPAIAIRPSAMSHQSSLLAAILPTQGSGNFGANQGTVFSASREERLRDDMLLQMLLP, encoded by the exons ATGGCTGCTTCTTCAGGGACTGTATACTCCACCGCCTTCACCGAGCTTTTGGCCGGAGATGTCTACCCAGCCGGCGAGTCACCCAAGTTTAAGTCTTTGTCGCCGCCTTCTCTGCCTCTCTCTCCTTCCACCCAGCTACTGGACTCGCCGCTTCTCCTCTCCGCTTCCAAT CTTTTGCCTTCTCCGACCACCGGAACTTTTCCGGCTCAGCCTTTCAGCTGGAATAGCACTGCCAACGTAACCCGGGAAGCTCTGAAGCAGGAAAACAATGGCGGCTTTTCTGATTTCTCTTTCCTTACCAACCCTGCTTCTGCG GGAGAACTGAACTGGGCTTATCAAGaaggaaatgaaatagaagATGCAGCATCATCAGAAAAGGCCATTGGAGAGCTGAACACTGTGGTGAACTCTCAAAGCAATGGTGGAAATTGTTCAGATTACAATCACCAAAAAAACCAGGCATTAAAGAGGTCAGACGATGGGTACAACTGGAGAAAATATGGGCAGAAACAGGTGAAGAGAAGCGATAATCCAACAAGCTATTACAAGTGCACACACCCAAACTGTCCCACCAAGAAGAAGGTTGAGACAACCTTAGAAGGTGAGATCACTAAGATTGTCTACAAAGGCTCTCACAACCATCCTATGCCTCAAACCACTCGGAGATCCGCCGCATCTCCGCCTTCCTCCTATGTCTCTAATGGCACTGGGCAGCTGGATAATTCTGTTGCAACACCAGAGAATTCTTCAGTGTCATATGGGGATGATGATTTTGAGCAAAGCTCCCGGAAGAGAGAGTTAGGGGGAGAGGAGTTTCATGAATATGATTCAAATGCAAAGAGATG GAAAGCTGAAACTGGAAATGAAAATGAAGGAATTTCTTCACTGGGAAGTAGGACTGTGAGAGAACCCAGAGTTGTAGTTCAAACCAGGAGTGATATTGATATTCTTGATGATGGGTATAGATGGAGAAAGTATGGTCAGAAAGTTGTAAAGGGCAACCCCAATGCAAG GAGCTATTACAAATGCACTACTCTGGGCTGCCCAGTGAGGAAACATGTGGAAAGAGCACCGCAAGATACGAGGTCTGTGATTACAACATACGAAGGGAAACACAACCACGATGTTCCGGCGGCAAGAGGCGGCCACTCCCTCAACAGACAAATTCCCAGCAATAGCAACAACAGTCCAGCAATTGCCATTAGGCCTTCTGCAATGTCTCATCAATCCAGCCTTCTTGCAGCCATTCTCCCAACACAGGGCTCTGGGAATTTCGGGGCGAATCAGGGAACCGTGTTCTCTGCATCCAGGGAAGAGCGGCTCAGAGATGACATGTTGCTGCAGATGTTACTGCCCTGA
- the LOC116015429 gene encoding uncharacterized protein LOC116015429 — translation METTVAKQNLMGNILVRILSFIVLVFLARFAYVITIRGNACHSDDYCVAPDTFKAAAAAARLRNFYSSVFQDLIADGFLSLTSKTLCIETLAGQDVATLRDIGVVDSIGIARKSSPPLVRYSLPSRFPFRDDSFDFIFSGDRGLERAATPIELAKEVSRTLKPGAFFVILTSAKDPYSLNSLLQLFNSCTLIRTREINGVHFSPQSVREIVLKKETYLLNHNKAKIKTSLDKTKNCNVPGFKRELIRNAEPLITEEPLKPWRTFKRNLKNIKYLSSMVDISFKNKYIYIDVGARNYGSSIGTWFKKHYPKQEKPFQIYAIEADSTFHEEYRLKKGVNLLPYAAWIRNETLFFEISRGPSKNREERSRGMGRIQTVQSSLEFVGNMDKIQGFDFADWLGSLGLENDYVVMKMDVEGTEFHLIPRMIETGAICLVDELFLECHYSRWQRCCPGVRSPKFHSTYAQCLQMLGSLRQSGVLVHQWW, via the coding sequence ATGGAGACAACCGTCGCGAAGCAGAATCTGATGGGGAATATTCTGGTCAGAATCCTCTCCTTCATCGTTCTCGTCTTCCTCGCCCGCTTCGCCTACGTCATCACCATTAGAGGCAACGCTTGCCACTCCGACGACTACTGTGTCGCCCCCGACACCTTCaaagccgccgccgccgccgcccgtCTCCGAAACTTCTACTCCTCCGTCTTCCAAGACCTCATCGCCGACGGCTTCCTCTCCCTCACCTCCAAAACCCTCTGCATCGAAACCCTAGCCGGCCAAGACGTCGCCACACTGCGAGACATCGGCGTCGTCGATTCAATCGGCATTGCCAGGAAATCATCGCCGCCGTTGGTCCGCTACAGCCTCCCCTCCCGGTTCCCGTTCAGAGACGATTCCTTCGACTTCATATTTTCCGGCGATCGGGGCCTGGAGCGCGCCGCTACGCCGATCGAGCTCGCCAAGGAAGTCTCCAGGACGCTAAAACCCGGCGCCTTCTTCGTAATCCTCACATCGGCGAAAGATCCGTACAGTCTCAACTCCCTACTCCAATTATTCAATTCCTGTACCCTAATCCGAACTCGCGAAATCAATGGCGTCCATTTTTCGCCCCAATCGGTCCGCGAAATCGTTTTGAAGAAAGAAACCTATCTTCTTAATCACAACAAGGCAAAAATCAAAACCTCTCTGGATAAGACAAAAAACTGCAATGTTCCTGGATTCAAACGGGAACTGATCAGAAACGCAGAGCCACTAATCACTGAAGAACCTCTGAAGCCATGGCGGACGTTCAAGAGAAATTTGAAGAACATCAAGTATCTCTCATCAATGGTGGACATCAGCTTCAAGAACAAGTACATATACATTGATGTTGGAGCTAGGAACTATGGTTCCAGCATTGGAACCTGGTTCAAGAAGCACTATCCAAAACAGGAAAAGCCCTTCCAGATTTATGCAATTGAGGCTGATAGCACATTCCATGAGGAGTACAGGTTGAAAAAGGGGGTTAATCTTCTCCCTTATGCTGCCTGGATCAGGAATGAAACCTTGTTTTTCGAGATAAGTCGAGGGCCAAGCAAGAACAGAGAGGAGAGGAGCAGGGGAATGGGGAGGATTCAGACAGTGCAGTCATCACTGGAGTTTGTGGGGAATATGGATAAGATTCAGGGGTTTGATTTTGCAGACTGGTTGGGGAGTTTGGGGTTGGAGAATGATTATGTTGTGATGAAAATGGATGTGGAAGGGACTGAGTTTCACTTGATTCCCAGGATGATTGAGACTGGGGCAATCTGTTTGGTGGATGAACTGTTTCTTGAATGCCATTATAGTAGGTGGCAGAGGTGTTGCCCTGGTGTCAGGAGCCCAAAATTTCATAGCACATATGCTCAGTGCCTGCAGATGCTTGGTTCTCTCAGACAGAGTGGTGTTCTTGTGCACCAATGGTGGTGA